From the genome of Zalophus californianus isolate mZalCal1 chromosome 6, mZalCal1.pri.v2, whole genome shotgun sequence, one region includes:
- the LOC113923818 gene encoding 60S ribosomal protein L38-like, whose protein sequence is MPRKIEEIKDFLLAARRKDAKSVKIKKNKDNVNFKGRCSRYLYTLVITDKEKVEKLKQSLLPGSAVTELK, encoded by the coding sequence ATGCCTCGCAAAATCGAGGAAATCAAGGACTTTTTGCTCGCAGCCAGGCGAAAGGACGCCAAATCCGTcaagatcaagaaaaataaggataatgtgAACTTTAAAGGTCGGTGCAGCAGATACCTTTACACCTTGGTCATCACGGACAAGGAGAAGGtagagaaactgaagcagtccCTGCTCCCAGGTTCGGCAGTGACGGAGCTGAAGTGA